One region of Pseudoalteromonas luteoviolacea genomic DNA includes:
- a CDS encoding DoxX family protein, whose amino-acid sequence MDAKKLGLFSIQCQSSSSTTKEEYAMVTPIVILFLLISPLVIHYVISHLKSTSPNVQKFACWGLGLAYLFFFIGHFVKTQGMVEMLPAWIPYRLALVYLTGILELVVGIALFIPKYQVRAAKAAIAMFVLFFPANVYAAINSIGLGGHQWGPIYLLIRGPLQLILISWAYFLCIRQHTGKSKHDASLA is encoded by the coding sequence ATGGATGCAAAAAAGCTTGGTTTGTTTTCCATACAGTGCCAATCATCATCAAGCACAACGAAAGAAGAGTATGCCATGGTTACGCCCATCGTTATTTTGTTCTTACTAATAAGTCCGCTTGTTATTCATTATGTTATTTCACACTTAAAAAGCACGTCCCCTAATGTTCAAAAATTTGCTTGTTGGGGGTTGGGACTAGCATATTTATTCTTTTTTATTGGTCATTTTGTTAAAACGCAAGGTATGGTGGAGATGTTACCTGCTTGGATCCCATACCGATTAGCTTTGGTGTATTTAACGGGTATACTTGAATTGGTTGTGGGTATTGCGCTGTTTATTCCTAAATATCAAGTGCGGGCAGCGAAAGCGGCGATTGCGATGTTTGTACTTTTCTTTCCTGCAAATGTGTATGCTGCGATCAATAGTATAGGCCTCGGTGGTCATCAGTGGGGACCTATCTATTTGCTTATTAGAGGGCCGTTACAGCTAATTTTAATTTCTTGGGCATACTTTTTGTGTATAAGGCAGCACACAGGAAAGAGCAAACATGATGCATCATTGGCTTAA
- a CDS encoding DUF3088 family protein, with translation MKPKLIVLKMPFEDGPGKTWICAHCALIEGALSVNKHWEADIEVHRIDFPKPRKMLVDLLGEDKQWLPVLIQSDKSPITDPIEIVNTLAEQFGGASVHP, from the coding sequence TTGAAACCGAAGTTAATAGTGCTAAAAATGCCATTTGAAGACGGGCCTGGAAAGACGTGGATTTGTGCTCACTGTGCATTAATTGAAGGTGCTCTGTCTGTAAATAAACACTGGGAAGCTGATATTGAAGTGCATCGAATTGATTTTCCAAAACCACGTAAAATGTTGGTGGATTTATTAGGCGAAGATAAACAATGGTTACCAGTTTTAATACAATCTGATAAAAGCCCCATTACGGATCCTATTGAGATAGTTAATACGCTTGCTGAACAATTTGGTGGCGCATCAGTGCACCCATAG
- a CDS encoding energy transducer TonB translates to MKIITIGLIAALSTGCASQQGIDGTKEKPILDLTSSKKDVELYWYNTKHVAPVYPSSAAMKGISGCVEFEFVISSEGKATDIETIKSIPGTRFISAAKKALRQFKWQPAESNKFAQPVRTTAEIGFSTDLSKSVENCDRV, encoded by the coding sequence ATGAAGATAATCACAATAGGATTAATAGCGGCACTTTCAACTGGTTGTGCATCACAGCAGGGGATTGATGGCACAAAAGAAAAGCCGATTCTTGATTTAACTTCTTCTAAAAAGGATGTCGAGCTGTATTGGTATAATACTAAGCATGTAGCACCTGTTTATCCGTCTAGTGCCGCAATGAAAGGGATAAGTGGCTGTGTAGAGTTTGAGTTCGTGATTTCAAGTGAAGGAAAAGCAACAGATATTGAGACAATTAAGTCAATCCCTGGTACACGATTCATTTCCGCAGCTAAAAAGGCACTTAGACAGTTTAAATGGCAACCCGCTGAGAGCAATAAATTCGCCCAACCAGTCAGAACAACAGCGGAAATAGGGTTCTCTACAGATCTTTCTAAGTCAGTTGAAAATTGTGATCGAGTATAA
- a CDS encoding MarR family winged helix-turn-helix transcriptional regulator → MSEYLNTLDQAFLAHFCRRLSDLISEQGTTVLQRYGITAPSTAISSMYYLEQNNGVTVAELAAALCVTHQMATQRIHILIKLNLVCRKPNPKDKRAKTLHLTDLGKQEVMQLKPLTSKMTEVFTDLIQQIECDLLQKVREAEKVLIETPLIQRFEMLNKQR, encoded by the coding sequence ATGAGCGAATACCTAAACACTTTAGACCAAGCATTTCTTGCCCACTTTTGTCGTCGTTTGTCTGATTTGATCAGTGAACAAGGCACGACAGTGCTTCAACGTTATGGCATCACAGCCCCAAGCACAGCTATATCAAGCATGTATTATCTTGAGCAAAATAATGGCGTCACCGTTGCTGAGTTAGCCGCAGCGCTTTGTGTCACACATCAGATGGCAACACAAAGAATACATATTCTGATCAAGCTCAACTTAGTTTGCCGAAAACCTAACCCAAAGGACAAGCGCGCAAAAACACTGCATTTAACCGACCTTGGTAAACAAGAAGTGATGCAGTTAAAACCTTTGACGTCGAAAATGACAGAGGTATTCACAGATCTCATTCAACAAATCGAATGTGATTTGCTGCAAAAAGTGCGAGAAGCTGAAAAAGTACTCATCGAAACGCCGCTTATCCAACGCTTCGAAATGTTAAATAAGCAGCGGTAA
- a CDS encoding dicarboxylate/amino acid:cation symporter, with protein sequence MIQLIQRIISKQALWQKIVFALILGLIIGLILSPKGLGALNEQSAHQVAQWVALPGKLFLALIQMVVIPLVMSSIILGIAGNQDTEFLKKVGLRIFPYFVATTIVSVSIGVMVASVVTPGDFVDGQLLKDLGVGMVPIATNDATQSSIPEKVAAMIPANFTQSALDKDMLAVVLYSGFIGVAMATLIAKQKRLLLDITESVQSLSLKVVNWAMNLAPFAVFGLLCDITIRIGVEALIGVSAYVITVILGLLILLCAYLLLVYLVGKVPPWQFISTIKDAQLLAFSTSSSAAVMPLSMKIAEQKLKVNKPIAQFIIPLGATINMDGTALYQVIAALFLAQVFGVELSQSQIILLMLTTVGASIGSPSTPGVGIVILASVLTSFGIPPSGIALILGVDRILDMCRTTLNVTGDLTACLLMNRWLSKTV encoded by the coding sequence ATGATTCAACTTATCCAACGAATAATAAGTAAACAAGCACTTTGGCAGAAAATAGTATTCGCTTTAATTTTAGGATTAATTATTGGGTTAATACTCTCTCCTAAAGGCCTAGGAGCTCTAAACGAACAAAGTGCACATCAAGTAGCTCAGTGGGTTGCCTTGCCAGGTAAATTGTTTTTGGCCTTGATCCAAATGGTCGTCATTCCACTCGTTATGTCTTCTATTATTTTAGGTATTGCTGGAAATCAAGATACTGAGTTTTTAAAAAAAGTTGGCCTTAGGATCTTTCCCTATTTCGTCGCAACAACCATTGTTTCAGTGAGCATCGGCGTTATGGTTGCTTCAGTCGTAACACCCGGAGACTTTGTCGATGGTCAGCTATTAAAAGATCTTGGCGTGGGCATGGTACCAATAGCGACTAACGATGCAACTCAATCAAGTATCCCCGAAAAAGTAGCTGCAATGATCCCTGCCAATTTCACTCAGTCTGCGCTAGATAAAGATATGCTCGCTGTTGTTTTATATTCTGGGTTTATTGGTGTGGCCATGGCCACTCTCATCGCTAAGCAAAAAAGATTACTGCTAGATATCACTGAATCCGTGCAATCGCTATCACTTAAGGTCGTAAATTGGGCGATGAACTTGGCGCCTTTTGCTGTGTTTGGTTTGCTATGTGATATCACAATACGAATTGGTGTCGAAGCGTTGATCGGTGTTTCTGCATATGTAATCACCGTTATACTAGGCTTGTTGATACTGTTATGTGCCTATCTGCTGCTGGTTTATCTGGTTGGAAAGGTCCCTCCATGGCAATTTATAAGCACAATCAAAGATGCTCAGCTTCTCGCGTTTTCTACATCAAGCTCAGCAGCTGTCATGCCACTATCCATGAAAATTGCAGAGCAAAAGTTGAAGGTAAACAAACCGATTGCGCAATTTATTATCCCGCTTGGAGCGACCATCAACATGGATGGAACTGCGCTATACCAAGTTATTGCAGCTTTATTTCTCGCTCAAGTATTTGGTGTAGAGTTATCGCAAAGTCAAATCATACTATTAATGCTAACGACGGTTGGGGCATCAATTGGCTCCCCAAGTACGCCAGGGGTGGGCATTGTGATACTCGCTTCGGTTTTGACCAGTTTTGGTATTCCGCCCTCTGGTATTGCGCTTATCTTAGGCGTGGATAGAATTTTAGATATGTGCAGGACAACCTTAAATGTCACAGGGGATCTGACAGCATGCTTGTTAATGAATCGATGGCTGAGTAAAACAGTATAA
- a CDS encoding SAM-dependent methyltransferase — MEYNSPLGKIKAQYLISKLQLPPSSHVLEVGCGNGKFLHQVLEAYDAHVLGVGIDDVLIEQAQDYAKSHFEPNRFEFISQSINDVELPLNHFDLIICNGATHAYEQGPNALLSTLSETIKLLKPNGKLLLGECYWKQPPKEGYLNVLGVTEDIYHSHHGNIKLARKVGFTALYATTSSDEDWDNFEWGRVMYAHMLLEESPYNDALKSKTQQLDSWMDIYLESGRNTLGYGFYLFKK, encoded by the coding sequence ATGGAATATAATAGTCCTTTAGGGAAAATAAAAGCACAGTATTTAATTTCAAAATTGCAGTTGCCGCCATCCTCACATGTGTTAGAGGTAGGGTGTGGAAATGGCAAGTTTTTACACCAAGTCTTGGAAGCCTATGATGCTCATGTTTTAGGGGTGGGTATTGATGATGTTCTCATTGAACAAGCACAGGACTATGCCAAGAGTCACTTTGAGCCAAATCGTTTTGAGTTTATAAGTCAATCGATTAACGATGTAGAGCTGCCTTTAAATCATTTTGATTTAATTATTTGCAATGGCGCAACGCATGCATATGAACAAGGCCCTAATGCATTATTAAGCACATTGTCGGAAACGATTAAGTTATTAAAACCAAACGGTAAGCTTCTGCTAGGGGAGTGCTACTGGAAACAGCCGCCTAAGGAAGGTTATCTGAATGTATTGGGAGTCACAGAGGATATATATCACTCGCATCATGGCAATATAAAGCTGGCACGTAAAGTCGGTTTTACCGCTTTATATGCGACTACTAGCAGTGATGAGGATTGGGACAACTTTGAATGGGGGCGTGTGATGTACGCGCACATGTTGTTGGAAGAGTCCCCTTACAACGACGCACTAAAATCAAAGACTCAGCAATTAGATTCGTGGATGGATATTTATCTTGAGTCGGGAAGAAATACACTGGGCTATGGCTTTTATTTATTTAAAAAATAG
- a CDS encoding MBL fold metallo-hydrolase, with the protein MNEVSPPNTALAKLKWHHGAQNCEASQATAHDIYHHDASTYIIRQSKCLTYEAPFIYVLVGQQAILILDMGALGERTSYNLYQTLEKLLGKKQLSKKELLIIHSHGHSDHYQGDWAFDSQPNTTLIRPSKAALQAYFKFKRWPDEQALIDLGGRTLTILPTPGHQEESLSIYDPQNKWLLTGDTLYPGYIYVKDWNAYKYSINKLSQFAKDNAVSAILGAHIEMKNVPKQYYPIGSTYQPNEASLDLSVEKLHALNSVLKANESPTELIFDSFIIKPMNFFQRTLNNIVRWFQAK; encoded by the coding sequence ATGAACGAGGTATCCCCGCCAAACACCGCACTCGCAAAACTTAAATGGCACCACGGAGCTCAAAATTGTGAGGCATCACAAGCGACTGCCCATGATATTTATCATCATGATGCAAGCACTTATATTATTAGACAAAGCAAATGCTTAACATATGAAGCGCCTTTTATATATGTCTTGGTTGGCCAGCAAGCTATTTTGATTTTAGACATGGGCGCTTTGGGAGAGCGCACTTCGTATAATTTGTATCAAACATTGGAGAAGTTGTTAGGTAAAAAGCAGCTCTCAAAAAAAGAACTGCTGATCATACACTCGCATGGACACAGTGATCACTACCAAGGTGATTGGGCTTTCGACAGCCAACCAAATACCACACTTATCCGACCTTCAAAGGCCGCGTTACAAGCCTACTTTAAATTTAAAAGATGGCCTGATGAACAGGCGCTAATCGACCTTGGTGGACGAACCTTAACAATTCTGCCCACACCAGGTCACCAAGAAGAAAGTCTAAGTATTTATGATCCGCAAAATAAATGGCTATTAACAGGCGACACACTTTACCCCGGATATATCTATGTAAAAGACTGGAACGCATACAAATACAGCATCAATAAGCTGAGTCAATTCGCAAAAGATAACGCTGTGAGCGCTATACTAGGTGCCCATATAGAAATGAAAAATGTACCAAAACAATATTACCCTATTGGCTCAACGTACCAGCCCAATGAGGCATCGCTGGATTTAAGTGTAGAGAAACTTCACGCTCTCAATAGCGTATTAAAAGCAAATGAATCACCCACTGAGCTGATATTCGATAGCTTTATCATTAAGCCGATGAACTTTTTCCAAAGAACGCTAAATAATATAGTTAGGTGGTTTCAGGCCAAATAA
- a CDS encoding N-acetylmuramoyl-L-alanine amidase, translated as MKVGLVYKKLLASSVLATTLLLVTISSAQVYANNAIESVRLWSAPTSTRVVFDLKDKPDYSFFSLRSPNRLVIDFNDSGSQVSFKNLTKSDHRVKKVRTSTPKNKASKRVVLELGDTYKLVVFPLAPTGQYGHRLVVELHDTVQAKQAIKSKTVDDNRDVVVAIVAGHGGDDPGSIGYAGSYEKHVTLAIAKKLAAQLNAKSGFKAVLIRTGDYFVRHERKPRMARENRADLLISIHADAFTSSKPNGASVLVQSARRANSEFTKVIANRERESQLLGGAGEIIKNTQDDNLAVILADMTKEFTTQSSYVFASEALSELKKVTKLHKTKPVGLSLAVLTAQDIPSVLIETGFISNPKDEKNLNSPTHQKKLAVAITNAILNYFNQYPPKGTLISATSSLTHRVKRGESLSIIAQKYRVTIKSIKQANNLRTNAIKIGQVLTIPKR; from the coding sequence TTGAAAGTCGGTTTAGTATACAAAAAATTGTTGGCAAGCTCAGTTTTAGCCACCACCTTACTCTTAGTGACTATAAGTAGTGCACAAGTATATGCTAACAATGCTATAGAGTCTGTGCGGCTCTGGTCTGCTCCAACAAGCACAAGAGTGGTTTTTGATTTAAAAGACAAACCTGATTATTCTTTTTTTAGTCTGCGTTCTCCTAATCGTCTAGTGATTGATTTTAACGATAGTGGCTCTCAAGTTAGTTTTAAAAATTTGACCAAAAGCGACCACCGAGTTAAAAAAGTGCGTACCAGTACACCCAAAAATAAAGCATCAAAACGTGTTGTATTAGAGTTGGGGGATACATATAAATTGGTTGTTTTTCCTTTGGCTCCGACAGGACAATATGGTCACAGATTGGTAGTTGAGTTGCATGATACAGTGCAGGCGAAACAAGCGATTAAAAGTAAGACAGTTGATGATAACCGAGACGTTGTCGTTGCAATTGTTGCAGGGCATGGCGGTGATGATCCTGGTTCTATTGGTTATGCAGGCAGTTACGAAAAGCATGTTACGCTGGCAATTGCCAAAAAGTTGGCTGCTCAACTTAATGCGAAATCTGGCTTTAAGGCTGTGTTGATCAGAACTGGTGACTATTTTGTCAGGCATGAGCGAAAGCCACGTATGGCGCGAGAAAACAGAGCTGATTTATTAATATCAATTCATGCGGATGCCTTTACGTCTTCTAAACCTAATGGTGCGTCCGTTTTGGTTCAATCTGCGCGAAGAGCGAATTCGGAATTCACGAAAGTGATAGCAAATCGTGAAAGAGAGTCTCAGTTGCTCGGAGGTGCTGGGGAAATAATTAAAAATACGCAAGACGACAATTTGGCCGTGATCCTGGCTGATATGACTAAAGAGTTTACGACTCAAAGTAGTTATGTATTTGCCTCGGAAGCTTTAAGCGAGTTAAAAAAAGTCACCAAGTTACATAAGACAAAGCCTGTTGGGTTGAGTTTAGCTGTATTGACGGCACAAGATATTCCGTCGGTACTTATTGAAACGGGTTTTATTTCCAACCCTAAAGATGAAAAAAACTTAAATAGCCCAACTCACCAGAAAAAGTTGGCGGTGGCTATAACTAATGCAATTTTAAATTATTTTAACCAATACCCTCCGAAAGGCACACTAATTTCAGCAACCAGCTCTTTAACTCATCGTGTAAAGCGAGGTGAGTCACTTTCAATTATTGCGCAAAAGTACCGTGTGACTATAAAAAGCATCAAGCAAGCCAATAATTTGAGGACCAATGCTATTAAAATAGGTCAGGTTCTGACAATACCAAAGAGATAA